A segment of the uncultured Desulfobulbus sp. genome:
ATCTCGCAAAAGAAGTTGGACTGAAAAGTAAAGAACTGGCCGATAAGTTAATTGCAATGGGGTATCCCATTGCGAGTCATAGTTCAAGTGTAGACGACGATATGGCAGCGGATATTCGAAAGAAATTGAAAAGTGATACTTCTCTTGGGGCAGGAGGGGGGCGCATCGAGCGAAAGGCTCGGACTGAAAATAGCGCTGCCAAAACTAAAACTGTGATTCGCCGTCGGCCTAAGGCTGTAAAGGAGGAGGCCGCCAAACTTCAGGAGGCTGCCGAAGCCGAGGCTCTTGAAGCTGAGGTGCAGGCATTGGAGGCACGGCTAAAAGCTCAGGAAGAGGCTCAAGAGGCTGAACCGGCCGCGGTTGAGCCCCAGGTTGAGGTAGAGGCACAAGAGAGTCAGCCCGTTGCAGAACCAGAGGTTATTGCAACTCAGGCTGAAACGTCCTCCCCATCCTCAGAGCCGTCTCTTGATGGAGATCAGGCCGCCCCAGAGGTCGAAGCCACACCTGCTCCGTCCGCAAAAACTGCCGAGTCTCCTGCTGAAGAGCAAACTTCTGCATCAACCGAAGTCAAGCAAGGCGCTGAACCGCAGGAGCCAAAGCCTGCCAAAGGTAAAAAGAAACAGGCAAAGGGTGATGAGGCTTCAACTCAGGAAAAAGAGCACAAGGCCAAAGCTCCCAAGCAAGAGGCTCACAAGCCGAAACCCTTGGCAAAAATTGTTGGCCGGGTGGTTATTCCTCAGCCGGAAAAACGGACGCCTAAGCCTGCGCCTGCTAAGTCTCGTCCTGCTCGTCCCGTTCGCCCTACTGCCGGACCTGCAGACCCCGGTCCTTTTCCCAATCGGGATGATGCCGCAGCCAACCGCGGAGATGGCAAGGGCAAGAAAAAAGGCAAACGCGTTGTAGCCATTCATGATGAGGATGCTGCCGGAAGAAAAGCCGCAAAGGGAGCAAAAAAAGGTGGCAAGGGGCGTGTCAATTTTAACGGTGACGGTGACGTTGAATACATGCGTCCGCGCAAAGGTCGTAAAAAACGGGATAATCGCCGTGACCAGCAGATACAGGCGCAGATCGCCGAAACTAAAGCCATCAAACGTCGGATTAAAGTTATCTCGACCATCAACGTTGGCGACCTGGCCAAACGTATGGGGGTTAAGGCAAGTGAAGTCATCGCAGCCTTGATGCGGCTTGGCGTTATGGCAACGGTGAACCAGGCCCTGGATGTCGACACCGCTATGCTTGTTGCCTCTGATTTTGGGTACGAGGTTGAGCAGGCAATGACCGAAGAGCTTGAGCTTGAGGCATTGCAGGAGCAGGAAGAAGAGCAGGGTGGCGAGGCCCGTCCGCGTCCGCCGGTGGTCACGGTCATGGGCCATGTTGACCACGGTAAGACCTCTATTCTCGATGCTATCCGCAAAACCGACGTGGTCGCCGGTGAGGCCGGTGGTATTACCCAGCATATCGGTGCTTACCATGTGCAGGCCCCCTCGGGAGATCTCACCTTTGTCGATACCCCCGGTCATGCCGCTTTTACCGAGATGCGTTCTCGAGGTGCCAAGGTAACCGATATCGTAGTTTTGGTTGTCGCAGCTGATGACGGCGTTATGGATCAGACCAAGGAAGCCATTGCCCACTCCAAGGCTGCTGAGGTCCCCATCGTGGTCGCGGTAAACAAAATCGATAAAGACAACGCTGATCCAGACCGGGTCAAGCGTGAGTTGAGTGATTTTGACCTCATTCCTGAGGATTGGGGTGGAACCACTATCTTCTGTGAAACCTCTGCCAAAAAAGGCATTGGTGTGGCTGAGTTGCTTGAGGCCATTCAGCTCCAAGCAGAGATGCTCGAGCTGCGTGCCGATCCCGACCGGAAGGCCAAAGGAACCGTCATCGAAGCCCAGCTGCACAAGGGCCGTGGTGCGGTGGCAACAGTACTTGTTCAGGAGGGAACACTGCGTCCCGGTGATAACTTTGTTGCCGGTATCTACTCCGGTAAGGTGCGTTCGTTGACCAATGAGCGTGGCGAACAGGTCGAAGAGGCGGGGCCGTCCATTCCGGTTGAGGTCCAGGGCTTAAGCGGTGTACCCCAGGCCGGTGATGAGTTTGTTGCTCTAGCTGATGAGAAGATGGCCAAATCTGTTGCCAATGCTCGTCAGCTCAAAGCGCGTGAAACCGAGCTTGCTTCAGCCTCTAAGGTTTCTCTGGACAACCTGTTCGAGAAGATGGCCGAGCAGGAGATGAAAGAGCTGCGCGTTATTCTCCGTGCTGATGTACAGGGTACCCTGCAGGCCTTTGGTCAGGCGGCTGAAAATCTGTCCACCAAAAACATTCGTGTTCGTTCGCTCCACGAAGGAACGGGTTCCATCACTGAAAACGATATTCACCTCGCCGCTGCCTCCGATGCTATTATTATCGGCTTTAACGTGCGCCCCACCGTCAAGGTGAAGGAGCTGGCAGAGCATGAAGGTGTTGATGTTCGCTCCTATGATGTTATCTATCACGCCCTTGAAGATATCGAAAAGGCCATGATAGGTATGCTCGAGCCCGAGTTTGAGGAGCGTGTTATCGGTACCGCTGATGTCCGTGATACCTTCCAGGTTCCGAAAGTGGGCATGATTGCCGGCTGTTCGATTATCCAGGGCAAGGTTGAGCGTCACGCCAAAGTTCGTGTTCTGCGAGACGGCGTGGTTATCTACACCGGAAAAATCTCTTCACTGCGACGTTTTAAAGATGATGTCAAAGAGGTGCTGACTGGATTTGAGTGCGGTATTGGTGTCGAGAATTTCAATGACATCAAGGTCGGTGACAATCTCGAGGCCTTTGTCCTTGACGAGGTTGAGGCAACTCTTTAATAGGTGCATAAACGAAAACGAGGTATAAACCTCCCAAGGACTTCTGAGATAAGTGTTGTAGCAGCTCTTGGCGATACCTCTTTTTGAATATGGCACAGGTTGGTTGGTGTATGACGCAGGATTTTGATTTTAAATTACCAGGGCTTGGTCGTCCTGAATCCACTCGGCCTAAACGGGTAGGGGAGGCGATCAAGAACGAACTGACAATGCTTCTCCTGCAGCAGGTGGCTGATCCCCGTTTATCTGGGGTCGCTATTTCCCGAGTTGTTGTCGCCCCGGATCTTAAGCAGGCGAAGATCTACTTTACGGTGCCGGCAGGTGGCCAGAATAAAGCTGCGCTTAAAGGGATGCAGCGTGCCAAAGGTTTTTTTCGCAGTCAGATAGCCAAGGCATTGAATTTGCGCTATAC
Coding sequences within it:
- the rbfA gene encoding 30S ribosome-binding factor RbfA encodes the protein MTQDFDFKLPGLGRPESTRPKRVGEAIKNELTMLLLQQVADPRLSGVAISRVVVAPDLKQAKIYFTVPAGGQNKAALKGMQRAKGFFRSQIAKALNLRYTPDLSFYFDNLNEEVERIEDLFRQIHEDRKDEQS
- the infB gene encoding translation initiation factor IF-2, which produces MSKVRIYDLAKEVGLKSKELADKLIAMGYPIASHSSSVDDDMAADIRKKLKSDTSLGAGGGRIERKARTENSAAKTKTVIRRRPKAVKEEAAKLQEAAEAEALEAEVQALEARLKAQEEAQEAEPAAVEPQVEVEAQESQPVAEPEVIATQAETSSPSSEPSLDGDQAAPEVEATPAPSAKTAESPAEEQTSASTEVKQGAEPQEPKPAKGKKKQAKGDEASTQEKEHKAKAPKQEAHKPKPLAKIVGRVVIPQPEKRTPKPAPAKSRPARPVRPTAGPADPGPFPNRDDAAANRGDGKGKKKGKRVVAIHDEDAAGRKAAKGAKKGGKGRVNFNGDGDVEYMRPRKGRKKRDNRRDQQIQAQIAETKAIKRRIKVISTINVGDLAKRMGVKASEVIAALMRLGVMATVNQALDVDTAMLVASDFGYEVEQAMTEELELEALQEQEEEQGGEARPRPPVVTVMGHVDHGKTSILDAIRKTDVVAGEAGGITQHIGAYHVQAPSGDLTFVDTPGHAAFTEMRSRGAKVTDIVVLVVAADDGVMDQTKEAIAHSKAAEVPIVVAVNKIDKDNADPDRVKRELSDFDLIPEDWGGTTIFCETSAKKGIGVAELLEAIQLQAEMLELRADPDRKAKGTVIEAQLHKGRGAVATVLVQEGTLRPGDNFVAGIYSGKVRSLTNERGEQVEEAGPSIPVEVQGLSGVPQAGDEFVALADEKMAKSVANARQLKARETELASASKVSLDNLFEKMAEQEMKELRVILRADVQGTLQAFGQAAENLSTKNIRVRSLHEGTGSITENDIHLAAASDAIIIGFNVRPTVKVKELAEHEGVDVRSYDVIYHALEDIEKAMIGMLEPEFEERVIGTADVRDTFQVPKVGMIAGCSIIQGKVERHAKVRVLRDGVVIYTGKISSLRRFKDDVKEVLTGFECGIGVENFNDIKVGDNLEAFVLDEVEATL